A stretch of DNA from Arthrobacter globiformis:
CGGGCGCGAAGCTGGCCATGGTGGGAACGCTGGGCAAGGGAGCGGACCACGGCGGCGTCCGGCGGGCCGAGGTTGACGCCCTGCTGGGGACTGTCGCCGCGGACCACGGCATTCCGTTTGTCAGTGTCGGGGACTGGCTCACCCGCTACGGGCTGGAGTCGCAGCTCAAGGACAGCGTCCACATGAACGGCGAGGGGCACCGCGCCCTGGGTGAGCTGCTGGGTCACAGGCTCGCGAAGCTGGGGCTGGCCCTGTCCTAGGAGTTTTTCAGCAAACAAGGGAGCCGGTGGCCGCCATCAGGCGGCCACCGGCTCCCTTGCTATTGTTCCCTGGGTTACTCCGTTCCGGTGGCCAGCAGCTGGGCGCGCAATTCCCGGCGCTCGCGCTGCTTTTCCGGATCCGGCAGCGGCACGGCGGCAAGCAGCCGCTGCGTGTAGGCCTCCTGCGGGTTGCGCAGGATCTGGTCGCGGGTGCCCTGCTCCACGATCCGGCCGCGCTGCATGACGCAGATGTGGTCTGCCAGCACGTCCACGACGGCGAGGTCATGGGTGACGAAAAGGCAGGCGAACCCGAGCTCGCGCTGGAGGTTCTGGAACAGCTCCAGGACCTTGGCCTGCACCGACACGTCGAGCGCAGACGTCGGCTCGTCAGCCACCATCAGCTTCGGCTTGAGCGAGAGTGCCCGGGCAATGCCGACACGCTGTTTCTGCCCGCCGGACAGCTCGTGCGGGTACCTGTTCCGGTAGTTCCGCGGCAGCTCCACCTGGTCCAGCAGCGCCTCGATGCGCTTCTGCAGGTCGGCGCCCTTGGCCACGCCGGCGAGGTACATGGGCTCACCGATGCTTTCGCCGATGGGCAGGCGCGGGTTCAGGGAGGAGGACGGGTCCTGGAAGACCATGCCTATGTGGCGCCGCACCTGGTGCAACTGCTTCCCGTTCTTCTTCGCGGCGGAGATGTCCTCCCCCACCACGCGCATCGTTCCGGCCGCCACCGGCAGCAGTCCGACGGCGGCGCGCCCGATGGTGGTCTTGCCCGACCCGGACTCCCCCACGAGGCCCACCACCTGCCCGGGATGGATGGTCAGGTTGGCTCCCTCTACTGCGCGGAAGGCCGGCACGCGGCCCTGCTTCGGGTACTCGATGGCGACGTCGGTCAGCTCCAGGACCGGTTCGCCCACGGGACCCCTGGATTCGGCGGCTGCCAGGGCCGCCGCGTTCTCCCGCTCGCGGCGGACCAGTTCGTCGTGGTCCACGGAGTCGAGCTCCGCGTGGGTGACAGCGGCCAGCGCTGCAGTCACGTCCACGTCCGGTGCGGCGTCCGTTCCGCCCTGTCCGAGGTGCGGCACGGCCGCAAGCAGCGCCTGCGTGTAAGGGTGCTGGGGATTGTGGAAGATCTGCTCGGCGGTGCCGGTCTCCACGATCAGGCCCTTGCGCATGACGGCGATCCGGTCGGCCAGGTCCGCCACGACGCCCATGTCGTGGGTGATCAGGACGATGGCGCTGTCCAGCTTGTTGCGCAGGTTCCGCATCAGGTCCAGGATCTCCGCCTGCACCGTGACGTCCAGAGCCGTGGTGGGCTCGTCAGCGATCAGCAGCTTGGGATCGCAGGACAGAGACTGGGCGATCATGGCACGCTGCCGCTGGCCGCCGGAGAGCTGGTGCGGATAGGACTTGAACGCCTTCACCGGGTCCGGCAGCTCCACGAGCTCCAGCATCCGCAGCGCGCGCTCCTTGGCCTGGTCGGGTGACACTTCGTTGTGCAGGCGCACCGTCTCGACGATCTGCGCGCCCACTGTGTACACCGGGTTCAGCGCCGTCATGGGCTCCTGGAAGATGACGGCCACATCCTTGCCCCGGACGCTGCGAATGTTGGCGGCATCCGTGCCCAGCAGCTCCTTACCGGA
This window harbors:
- a CDS encoding ABC transporter ATP-binding protein — encoded protein: MSDYISPDRPTSDPLEPDSIEPGSRRRRADGKGSVVLEVRDLSVDFGVERKWVPAAVGLNYEVRAGEVLAIVGESGSGKSASSMALLGLLPSNSRVSGSVRLSGKELLGTDAANIRSVRGKDVAVIFQEPMTALNPVYTVGAQIVETVRLHNEVSPDQAKERALRMLELVELPDPVKAFKSYPHQLSGGQRQRAMIAQSLSCDPKLLIADEPTTALDVTVQAEILDLMRNLRNKLDSAIVLITHDMGVVADLADRIAVMRKGLIVETGTAEQIFHNPQHPYTQALLAAVPHLGQGGTDAAPDVDVTAALAAVTHAELDSVDHDELVRRERENAAALAAAESRGPVGEPVLELTDVAIEYPKQGRVPAFRAVEGANLTIHPGQVVGLVGESGSGKTTIGRAAVGLLPVAAGTMRVVGEDISAAKKNGKQLHQVRRHIGMVFQDPSSSLNPRLPIGESIGEPMYLAGVAKGADLQKRIEALLDQVELPRNYRNRYPHELSGGQKQRVGIARALSLKPKLMVADEPTSALDVSVQAKVLELFQNLQRELGFACLFVTHDLAVVDVLADHICVMQRGRIVEQGTRDQILRNPQEAYTQRLLAAVPLPDPEKQRERRELRAQLLATGTE